TCTTCTCAGACTGAAATGTTTGAAGCCGCTTTTCCCGGCGTTGAAGCCGGCACGTTGGCCTTCGAAATGGGACGCTATATTGCGGAGTTCGCTCAAAATGGACACCGCTATTTTAATGGAAAGATACTTCCTGTAGCAAATACAACACCTTAAGACGAATACGATCGGAGAGAATTTAAATGTATATAAAAGACAAAAAAGGTAATTTAACAAGCTATTAAATTACCTTTTTTTTAAGTGAAAACTAAGAGTATAGACATTACCTACATTGTCTTCATCTTGAGCCACTTCGTTAAATCATCCATCAGTTGCTCATTAAAACTTTCCGAATTCTCAAAGTATTCTTCGATTTTACCTGTTTGCGTATTTTGAAAAAGGTGGTTTAAGTTTGGATAATCTTTAATTGTCACATCTGTTGTATTTAAGTGCAGACGCTGAAGGCTATAAATATTTTCATTTGCAGGTACCTGAACATCTTTCCCGCCAAAAGAAGCAAAAATAGGTACTTTCAGCTGCTTTAGATAATAAGCCGGATCAATTCTGAGAAAAGTCCTAAACCAGGGACTCATCATCGGACTGAGTTTGATTCTCATATCGGGAGTCAGTGGATTGTTGTTATTTTGATGAATAAGTTCCTTTTCCAAAGTTTCAGCCAAAACCTTTGGTGGTTCATCCTTCATTAAAATAGTATATAATTTTCTGTTGTTTGCTTTATTGATGGCTAATGCTGCTTCCGACAAGCCACCCGCCTTTCCTAAAGCATAACTCTGTAAGATTAATAGTGAGTCTCCTTTTAACACCGGTCCAGATAGAAGTGCAATATACTTTACATTATCATTCTCGGATGCGACTATTTCGGCAATTAAAGCACCCTCGCTATGCCCAATTATCCCAATTTTTTCAACGTCAACAATGTTTTTTTTGCTCAAAAAATCTACTGCGGCGTTTGCATCAGAAGCAAAATCGATCGTTGTCGCTAAATTCACTTCTCCTTTCGATCCTCCGATTTCACGGTCATCATAACGCAGTACCGCAAAACCATTTTTAGTAAGATGGTCAGCGAGAACCTTAAATGGTCGGTGGCCAAACATCTCAGAATCTCTATTCTGTTGTCCGCTACCATTGACCAATACTACTGCAGGAAATGGCCCCTTACCCTTTGGATAGGTTAATGATCCAGTTAAAAATGAATTACCTTTGTTATTTTTAAATGACACGTCCTCTTCCATATAATTATAGGGAGGAAAAACATCCTGCTTACGAGACAGTCCACTCTGTTCATTTTCGCTCCTAACCAGAATCATCGCAGATTCAAAAGTTCCCTGCTTCATGCCGCCCTTCATCACATCTTTGTCCCGATCCAAAAAACCAGCATAAGCTAAACCGATATTTTTCACATCCATCCAAATAGAATCGTGTTGGATCCGTATTTGGCTTATTGCAAATTTTTGTGAAGTTTGCATTGGACTTTCAAAGGTTCCATTCCAGTTTCCCGTGCTATCTTGCTGTAGATTGAATACCAGTAGCAACTTCTGCCCCGAAACACTTACCTCGCCCTTCCATGAACCATCAAATGTCTGTGCATGGGAACATGAAAAATGGAAATAAATGATAAATAGGTACAAAATTTTTCTCATTGTCATTTTTTACTAAAAATAAAACTGTATACATAGATCCAGTATAAAATATAATGCCACAAATAATATACTGATCCCAATCTTCTTATTATTAACGGCTACATTCATGCCCTTGACCAATAAATAGAACTGATAAAACAGCATTAATAAACTAATGATTCCAAACATACCGAAAAAGAGCATCTCTGTTTTATCAACTCCCTCCAATGTATGATCGCCTTTTTGAACGCTCTCTACCTTTAATAGGTGAGTTTGTCTAGGTCGTTGTACTAGCAATAGATTTCAATTTATAGATCAGATCATCGAGAATATTACGGACTGTCGGATAGGATTTTCCCATCTGACTGGCCATTTCTTTTAAACTTCCCGAGTGCTTCAAAAAGTTCATGACAAATTCCTGTTCCTCGACAGTGAGCTGCATGAGTAAGGGTAATGAAAATTTACCCACAACCTCAGTCTCACAGGCGTCACACACCAGCTTAGAGACCGTCAACTTCGCTTCACAACAGGGACAATCAATTGGTATTTTTTTCATTAAATAATATGTATATTAACATTATTAAAGATAACATTAATAATATTAAAACAAAACACTATAAAATCAATATCTTTCAAAAACCGTTGCTTAATGATATATTTGTATCATCAAATAACGTTTATGAAGAAGTTTTTAGGCTATTTCCTATCTATAATATTTTGGTTCTGTTTTGGTTTATCCTTGATTATTTTTCACCCCATACAGTGGCTATGTTTGAAGCTAGGGGGATACAATGCCCATAAAAAGAGTGTAGATCTATTAAATGCCTGTCTTGTCGCTTCTTATTACACGCTATTTAACCGCGTGACATTTATCGACAATAAAAATATTCCAACAGGACAGCCCATTGTGTTTGTAGCCAATCACCAAAGTACGTTTGACATCCCCCCAATGATCTATTTCTTACGTAGATTTCATGGGAAGTTTATTTCTAAAATAGAACTTGCTAGTGGTATACCGAGTATCTCGTTTAACTTGAAACATGGTGGCGCCGCAAATATCGATCGCAATGACCCCAAACAGTCTATTGCCGAGATACTGAAACTCGCCAACAATATGAAAACCAAAAACTGGTCGGCGTTTATTTTTCCGGAAGGAACGCGATCAAAAACGGGGAAAATGAAGGCCTTCCATGTGGGTGGAATTGCCACATTATTAAAGAAAAATCCAAATGCACTCGTTGTGCCAGTTGCCATCACGGGGTCCTACGAAATGGTACAATATGGGATGTACCCACTGACACCGTTTCTCCATATGACGTGGGAGGTACTCAATCCCTTAGATACGGAAGGTAAAACAATTGAGGAGATCGTAAAATCAGCTGAAGAAGCCATAAGAGTGAGGGTCGAAAAATAGAAAAAATTATTTGACCTGCCGACCTTTCCAGTCATACTTCCCAACATTACCTAATATGCCGATATAAGTTAGGTAAAAGATATGCGCTAAGCTCAGTAAAGGAAGATACCATAAGAGTTCCTTTCTGCTGGCGAATACAGTTAAAGGCCGAATAAAAAGCAATTCGACGATCATTTTTAATAGCAATGCAAATAGTACGACCCAGGCAACGAAAGTTACGCCAAAAAGAGCGAGAACCAAAGCAACTAAAATCAATACATTAAAAAACCAAATGGAAATTCCAAGGGCAATCACACCCTTATTTTTATATTTGGTACTTTTTGAAGCCCAGCGTCGGCGCTGACTGATAAATGACTTTAAATCTGGTTTGGCATCCGTATAAACAATAGCATCTTTTGATTTGCAAAACGTTATTTTTTCAGGATACTGTTCTGCGACTTTATGTAAGAAAAGTTCATCATCTCCCGAGGCAAGCTCATCAATTCCTTTAAATCCGCCCATTTGTTCAAAAATATCTTTGCGATATGCCAGATTTGCCCCATTACAAGTTGTTGGTTTCTTATTTCCAATACCAGCAGCGCCAAGGCCTATCAAGTAAAGAAATTCTAAGGTCTGGAGTCGTTCAAAAAAAACTTTTTCTTCTGAATACACTACCGGAGAAGACTGTAAATAGGCATTTTCTTTTTCGAATGTACCTACGACCGTTGCTAACCAATTTGGTCCCATACGGCAGTCTGCGTCAGTGGTTATAATAATATCGCCCTTACAGCATGCTATGGCCTTTGAAATTGCCAGTTTTTTGTATGAATTCAAACGTCCATTTTCATTCAATTGAATTAGCCTCACCCCCTTTCCAGCGTATTTCTTCACAATCAATGACGTATTATCGTCTGAATGGTCGTCAATAATAATAAGTTCCAAGAGTGCTGCAGGATAATCCTGGGCCAATATGCAGTCGATGGTACGGCCTATATTGAGCTCTTCATTCCGCGCAGCTATAATCACAGAAATCGCTTTTGTTGGCTGAATAAGATTGCTGGGTACTGGGATTAAGAACCAGCCTCTACACATCCATAAAACCAGAATTGCGTAAACGCAGGCAAAACTGATCAATAAATAGTTAAGTATTTGTATCACCGAAAAAATTAATCTTAAAAACCAAAAATAGAACCAAATACTGCCGGAAGAATCAAATTCACAAACCAAATACAGGAAACAATAGCCATAACAGCTATTTCCTGTGTCGTGATATAACTATATAGATTACTTGCTACAAAACTTCTTACACTGAAATCAAAAATATCCAATGTTGGCAATGCCGCTTGGACAAAAAACAGGATAAAAATCATCAGAATCATGGATAACAGCGGCAGTTCAGGCAATGTAAGCTTCATCAAGATGATATATTGAGATGTAAAAATGATAAACCGTGCTAAGGAATTTAAAAGAACAATACTGAGTTCAGACATTGAATAATGCTCTAATACTTCAAAAAAAGGCTTAATGCGGGACAGAAACTTAATTTTGCCGACCAATAGATCAATCCATTTTACGTTAAAATATAATATGACAAATCCAGCTGCATAGATAATAGCGAGCAGCCATACGCCGAATTGTACCGATAAAGGGGGCAAAAGAAATTTACAGACAAACCAAGCAATACTCAGTGCGCCTGCAACGCTTGTCAAAACCAATTGAGCAAATAATCCTACTCCCATCGCCACAGCTCCCTTAGCCCTATGCTGAGGTTGTAGAAAAAGTACCCTCCCACCATACTCTCCAATCCTGTTAGGTGTAAAAATAGCCCATGAAAGTCCGCAAAAAACAGACTGAAAGGCCCTCCAAAAAGAAATATGTTCCAGTTTAGATGCGAGGTATCGCCATTTTACTACCTCAAGCAACCAATTGACAAGCATTAATACGACGATCAGGACAAGGGTCCATGCAACAGAATGTTGTTCCAATCCGGCAATTAGTGTCTTAAACTTCTCAATATTGCTTTTATCAGATACTTTCACGACAATATACCAGGTCGCTAAGGCGAACACCAATATCTTCAATAAAAGACTGACGTATTTTTTTTGTATTCCAGTCAACTTTTGATAATTAGAGAGCAATGTTACTAAATTTTAGCCAAATGATTAAGTTTTGTCGAAGGCAATCCACGAATAAAAGGCAAAATTTGTATTATTGCATATGCAGAAGGAAAAGGCGAAAGAAAGAATAATTTTAGGAATCGATCCCGGAACAGTCGTCCTCGGGTATGGTATCATCAAAGAAGTGGGCAATAATATATCACTGATTTCCATGGGTGTGATTAAAATGGGCCATTTGGATGACCAGGCACTAAAACTACAACGTATTTTCAAAAAAACATCTGCTTTGATGCAAGAATATAATCCTGACTGTGTAGCACTGGAATCACCGTTTTATGGCAAAAACATACAGGTGATGCTTAAGTTAGGACGAGCACAGGGTGTTGCCATGGCGGCAGCGCTTGCACAAGATATTCCGATTTTTGAATATTCCCCAAGAAAGATAAAACAGTCTGTTACAGGGAATGGAAATGCCACGAAGGAGCAGGTTTCTGCGATGTTAAAGAATCTATTGAAATTTGAAGAAACCCCTCAGTTTTTAGATGCTACCGACGGCTTGGCAATTGCTGTGTGCCATTCTTTTCAAAAGAATGCTTTATCTGGCAGCAGTAAATCCTACTCAGGATGGTCCTCCTTCATCAAAGATAATAAGGATCGAGTCAAATAGCTACATCTGCACCTGGCGAATCACATTTTTTACGTTTAGCTCGACGATATCGGTCATCGTTTTACATTTGAGGTAGGAATTATTCTGATAGAATTCCGCATAGCCCTCGCGCAGCTGTTTAATATTTTCTAAAGTGGAAAGTACCTGCGTCTGCGACGCATCCCTCAAATCAGCAATTCGGTGTCTTTCGCTTCGAACCCGATGTACAATGGAAGAACGCTCCTCTTGCTGATATTGTAATACTGTCTTTTCATTCAAATGTTCCATGGCCAGCTTAACATAGGGAAGGTTTTCCTTAAAAAATTGAGGCATATAAACCTTTGGATTCCCCTCATAAAACTGTTGGTCGAAATCAATAGCTCTAATTCGAAATTGAAAATCATCAAAATCAGGCGTAATCTGCATGACGAAATTATAGGCTCGCATATCACCCAATAGGGTAATAATACATCTCTCATTAAATTTTACAAATTCTTTGGAAATTCTGGTCAAATTATAATCCGGAGAAAACATCCGTGTTTTTGAAAATGTATCTCCAGGGATTCCGACAATATGTTCTTCGACCAGCGTATCGTGGTCTACCATGTAATTTACCTGATTGGGAGACAATATTTCTTCCAGCTCCAATCCATATATTCTCGACGCGTCGGCCTGTTTGATGTAAAAATAATCGTAAACATCATTTAAACGATTTACGATCCGTATACGAAAGGGTTTCGTATTACCAAAGCCGCAATATTCTACACGATCAATATATTTATGTTGTACTATGCGCGTATTACCCGATGCTTTCAATTTTGCATAAATTACCTTCAGCCCGTCATACAATTGATCCATAAAGTAGTGTGGATATAGTGGAGTCTCCCAAAAGGTGTCGTTGCCAAATTTATCCATGACAGGTACTGTTTCCGTGAAATTCAGAAGATCCTTATATCCTATTGGCAGCTTTTCATCTCGCTGATATAGCTTAAGATATTTATGAAGTCCCTCACCAACTTCAAAAATTGGTTTCTTCTTCGAAATATTTACGTCTTGA
The genomic region above belongs to Sphingobacterium zeae and contains:
- a CDS encoding glycosyltransferase family 2 protein yields the protein MIQILNYLLISFACVYAILVLWMCRGWFLIPVPSNLIQPTKAISVIIAARNEELNIGRTIDCILAQDYPAALLELIIIDDHSDDNTSLIVKKYAGKGVRLIQLNENGRLNSYKKLAISKAIACCKGDIIITTDADCRMGPNWLATVVGTFEKENAYLQSSPVVYSEEKVFFERLQTLEFLYLIGLGAAGIGNKKPTTCNGANLAYRKDIFEQMGGFKGIDELASGDDELFLHKVAEQYPEKITFCKSKDAIVYTDAKPDLKSFISQRRRWASKSTKYKNKGVIALGISIWFFNVLILVALVLALFGVTFVAWVVLFALLLKMIVELLFIRPLTVFASRKELLWYLPLLSLAHIFYLTYIGILGNVGKYDWKGRQVK
- a CDS encoding DUF2089 family protein, producing MKKIPIDCPCCEAKLTVSKLVCDACETEVVGKFSLPLLMQLTVEEQEFVMNFLKHSGSLKEMASQMGKSYPTVRNILDDLIYKLKSIASTTT
- a CDS encoding lysophospholipid acyltransferase family protein, which codes for MKKFLGYFLSIIFWFCFGLSLIIFHPIQWLCLKLGGYNAHKKSVDLLNACLVASYYTLFNRVTFIDNKNIPTGQPIVFVANHQSTFDIPPMIYFLRRFHGKFISKIELASGIPSISFNLKHGGAANIDRNDPKQSIAEILKLANNMKTKNWSAFIFPEGTRSKTGKMKAFHVGGIATLLKKNPNALVVPVAITGSYEMVQYGMYPLTPFLHMTWEVLNPLDTEGKTIEEIVKSAEEAIRVRVEK
- a CDS encoding lysylphosphatidylglycerol synthase domain-containing protein; the encoded protein is MTGIQKKYVSLLLKILVFALATWYIVVKVSDKSNIEKFKTLIAGLEQHSVAWTLVLIVVLMLVNWLLEVVKWRYLASKLEHISFWRAFQSVFCGLSWAIFTPNRIGEYGGRVLFLQPQHRAKGAVAMGVGLFAQLVLTSVAGALSIAWFVCKFLLPPLSVQFGVWLLAIIYAAGFVILYFNVKWIDLLVGKIKFLSRIKPFFEVLEHYSMSELSIVLLNSLARFIIFTSQYIILMKLTLPELPLLSMILMIFILFFVQAALPTLDIFDFSVRSFVASNLYSYITTQEIAVMAIVSCIWFVNLILPAVFGSIFGF
- the ruvC gene encoding crossover junction endodeoxyribonuclease RuvC; this translates as MQKEKAKERIILGIDPGTVVLGYGIIKEVGNNISLISMGVIKMGHLDDQALKLQRIFKKTSALMQEYNPDCVALESPFYGKNIQVMLKLGRAQGVAMAAALAQDIPIFEYSPRKIKQSVTGNGNATKEQVSAMLKNLLKFEETPQFLDATDGLAIAVCHSFQKNALSGSSKSYSGWSSFIKDNKDRVK
- a CDS encoding alpha/beta hydrolase family protein, producing the protein MRKILYLFIIYFHFSCSHAQTFDGSWKGEVSVSGQKLLLVFNLQQDSTGNWNGTFESPMQTSQKFAISQIRIQHDSIWMDVKNIGLAYAGFLDRDKDVMKGGMKQGTFESAMILVRSENEQSGLSRKQDVFPPYNYMEEDVSFKNNKGNSFLTGSLTYPKGKGPFPAVVLVNGSGQQNRDSEMFGHRPFKVLADHLTKNGFAVLRYDDREIGGSKGEVNLATTIDFASDANAAVDFLSKKNIVDVEKIGIIGHSEGALIAEIVASENDNVKYIALLSGPVLKGDSLLILQSYALGKAGGLSEAALAINKANNRKLYTILMKDEPPKVLAETLEKELIHQNNNNPLTPDMRIKLSPMMSPWFRTFLRIDPAYYLKQLKVPIFASFGGKDVQVPANENIYSLQRLHLNTTDVTIKDYPNLNHLFQNTQTGKIEEYFENSESFNEQLMDDLTKWLKMKTM